A single window of Zea mays cultivar B73 chromosome 10, Zm-B73-REFERENCE-NAM-5.0, whole genome shotgun sequence DNA harbors:
- the LOC100276865 gene encoding uncharacterized protein isoform X1 yields MKVANGLSLRKSNGRFKSKLMMELVKQWREHQANMRCMNLSKRNNNIYVGAEGANITSPNDSNIWPTSALVAKNSNPRYVLASKCASQPPTMWLENSLNTSSGFKCSKLSIVRNALPSKTPKASVSWKSKDDSNAIPRHLEQSHCKKTSRATRTHFKAMPNLIHKAKNVDTSNLNDGTSGSSWRGQSDSYKGEDINIGKECTKTSELLKSREASRKSNILVVDRKDPNKDEPDKVKGIQDEVMTKEEGVKGHTCEGRATCWSCLKQANTTKTNDAPNLGSLLVGNEHMQGLMSNLRDNSSHLFEKNHSRHQRDDPCEYRETNLKFPNRIQSVGGNGKTNDVTSRRKRLLLEEKASAHVQNDLTYGPMKRRRYIEANEDEEEQNDLTYGPMKRRRYIEANEDEEDYVGDHHPVHIEDATTELTPQDSISKHCVERQCYCCSKPIDIPRWSGTFKIDGKEHISLAGHLSSKSCEKVWKLSSLPKVVQVTKVPRMAVWPKIFKASEPSGDNIGLYFFPPEMRHDEELDQLVNEVMDKDLILRAIIGEAEMLIFPSVLLPERYQTFQTKHYLWAAFKAKEDKGDAIVEEEVEKGNCVSNQPDKVQSDNASFPSNHGLDRPSMEAPPQSSSSVFGIVVRQAPNLEPEVKRFIQEMERKGALVTVMRGEAIGGGP; encoded by the exons ATGAAGGTGGCAAATGGGTTGTCTTTGAGGAAATCTAATGGTAGGTTTAAATCAAAGCTTATGATGGAACTTGTTAAACAATGGCGAGAACATCAAGCAAATATGAGGTGCATGAATCTATCCAAGCGTAATAACAACATCTATGTTGGGGCAGAAGGAGCCAACATAACTTCTCCCAACGATAGCAACATTTGGCCAACGAGTGCTTTAGTAGCAAAGAATAGCAACCCAAGATATGTGCTAGCCTCAAAGTGTGCAAGCCAGCCTCCTACAATGTGGCTAGAGAATAGCTTGAATACTTCATCGGGTTTCAAGTGCTCTAAGCTCTCTATCGTTAGGAATGCACTTCCTTCGAAAACACCTAAGGCGTCTGTCTCTTGGAAGTCAAAGGATGATTCGAATGCCATACCAAGACACCTAGAGCAATCTCACTGTAAAAAGACATCTAGAGCAACTCGAACTCACTTCAAGGCGATGCCGAATTTGATTCACAAGGCAAAGAATGTTGATACCTCAAATCTAAACGATGGTACCTCGGGTTCAAGTTGGAGGGGTCAGTCGGATTCATATAAGGGAGAGGACATAAATATCGGGAAGGAATGCACTAAAACTTCAGAGTTGTTGAAAAGTAGAGAAGCCTCAAGAAAATCAAACATCCTAGTGGTAGATCGGAAGGATCCTAACAAAGATGAGCCAGACAAAGTGAAAGGAATCCAAGATGAAGTTATGACCAAAGAAGAGGGAGTGAAAGGCCATACCTGTGAAGGTCGTGCGACGTGTTGGAGTTGTCTTAAGCAGGCGAACACCACAAAGACAAATGATGCTCCAAATTTAGGTTCATTGTTGGTTGGTAACGAACACATGCAAGGCCTCATGAGTAATTTGAGAGATAATTCATCCCATTTGTTTGAAAAGAATCATTCAAGACACCAAAGGGATGATCCATGTGAATATAGAGAAACAAACTTGAAGTTTCCTAATAGGATCCAATCAGTTGGAGGCAATGGGAAAACCAATGATGTCACATCTAGGAGGAAACGACTCTTGTTAGAAGAAAAGGCTAGCGCACACGTGCAAAATGATCTTACTTATGGACCGATGAAGAGGCGGAGGTACATAGAAGCCAACGAAGATGAAGAAGAGCAAAATGATCTTACTTATGGACCGATGAAGAGGCGGAGGTACATAGAAGCCAACGAAGATGAAGAAGATTATGTCGGCGACCACCATCCGGTGCATATTGAAGATGCTACCACTGAATTGACACCGCAGGATTCTATTTCAAAGCATTGCGTTGAGCGACAATGCTATTGTTGCTCAAAGCCTATTGACATACCTAGATGGAG TGGAACCTTTAAGATAGATGGAAAGGAACACATATCACTGGCTGGACATTTGTCATCCAAATCTTGTGAGAAAGTGTGGAAATTGTCATCATTGCCGAAGGTGGTTCAAGTGACAAAGGTTCCTAGAATGGCAGTGTGGCCTAAGATATTTAAAGCATCAGAACCCAGTGGTGACAATATTGGCCTATATTTCTTCCCTCCTGAAATGAG GCACGATGAAGAACTAGATCAACTAGTTAATGAAGTCATGGATAAAGATTTGATCTTGCGAGCTATTATTGGTGAAGCTGAGATGCTGATATTCCCGTCTGTTCTACTACCTGAAAGATATCAGA CATTCCAAACCAAACATTACCTATGGGCGGCCTTCAAAGCAAAGGAGGATAAAGGTGATGCAATTGTAGAGGAGGAGGTTGAGAAGGGAAATTGCGTTTCAAACCAGCCAGACAAGGTACAGTCTGATAATGCTTCATTTCCTTCAAACCATGGACTGGACCGTCCAAGCATGGAAGCTCCCCCTCAAAGCAGTAGCAGTGTCTTTGGTATTGTTGTCCGACAAGCTCCAAATCTTGAACCAGAAGTGAAGCGATTTATCCAGGAGATGGAACGCAAAGGTGCGTTGGTAACGGTTATGAGGGGGGAGGCAATTGGTGGAGGGCCATAG
- the LOC100276865 gene encoding uncharacterized protein isoform X2: MAVWPKIFKASEPSGDNIGLYFFPPEMRHDEELDQLVNEVMDKDLILRAIIGEAEMLIFPSVLLPERYQTFQTKHYLWAAFKAKEDKGDAIVEEEVEKGNCVSNQPDKVQSDNASFPSNHGLDRPSMEAPPQSSSSVFGIVVRQAPNLEPEVKRFIQEMERKGALVTVMRGEAIGGGP, translated from the exons ATGGCAGTGTGGCCTAAGATATTTAAAGCATCAGAACCCAGTGGTGACAATATTGGCCTATATTTCTTCCCTCCTGAAATGAG GCACGATGAAGAACTAGATCAACTAGTTAATGAAGTCATGGATAAAGATTTGATCTTGCGAGCTATTATTGGTGAAGCTGAGATGCTGATATTCCCGTCTGTTCTACTACCTGAAAGATATCAGA CATTCCAAACCAAACATTACCTATGGGCGGCCTTCAAAGCAAAGGAGGATAAAGGTGATGCAATTGTAGAGGAGGAGGTTGAGAAGGGAAATTGCGTTTCAAACCAGCCAGACAAGGTACAGTCTGATAATGCTTCATTTCCTTCAAACCATGGACTGGACCGTCCAAGCATGGAAGCTCCCCCTCAAAGCAGTAGCAGTGTCTTTGGTATTGTTGTCCGACAAGCTCCAAATCTTGAACCAGAAGTGAAGCGATTTATCCAGGAGATGGAACGCAAAGGTGCGTTGGTAACGGTTATGAGGGGGGAGGCAATTGGTGGAGGGCCATAG
- the LOC103640801 gene encoding magnesium/proton exchanger 1 isoform X2, whose translation MIMRHSREVVVGVDPRTGAPVVRRDKVWNYTIADIALLAFGTNFPQISLATIDAIRNLGQLTAGGLGPGTLIGSMAFDLFLIHAVCVVMPRAGSKMKISDLGIWLVELFWSFWAYIWLYVILEVWTPRVITLWEA comes from the exons ATG ATCATGAGGCACTCCCGGGAGGTGGTGGTCGGCGTGGACCCGCGCACCGGGGCACCCGTCGTGAGGCGCGACAAGGTGTGGAACTACACCATCGCGGACATTGCTCTCCTCGCGTTCGGCACCAACTTCCCTCAGATCTCCCTCGCCACCATCGACGCCATCCGTAACCTCGGTCAACTCACAGCAGGAG GTCTAGGTCCAGGCACACTCATCGGCTCTATGGCGTTTGATCTGTTTCTGATCCACGCTGTCTGTGTGGTTATGCCAAGGGCGGGATCAAAGATGAAGATCTCAGACCTGGGCATTTGGTTAGTCGAGCTCTTCTGGTCTTTCTGGGCCTATATCTGGCTCTATGTCATCTTAGAG GTGTGGACGCCTAGAGTGATCACCCTCTGGGAGGCATAG